AGTTGGAACAGGTCACCCACAAATTGTTTAATACCACTAATAATTTACTATCACCAGTGCTTGTttggaaaagaagaaaagaaaagaaaagatataGAAAGTGAGATATTTATTCTAAGCCAAGCTGGGATTAtatattatctttatattcttCATTACATAGATTTCTTTTTTAATACACAATAAAATATTGACAGTTTTTGTTTGGTCCATAAAGGCAAAGGGTAAGGTAAGCTGCTAAGCTGGCTTGACACTTGAAAGGCCTTAAACTAAGGGAAACCCCAGAGACCATAAGAAGGAACAGGGGAAGGCAAAAAAAACAGAGCACTGAAGAAAGAAGCCTCATCATTTCAAAACCAAAACAAAgcacaaagaaaaagaaaaagagaaagggaaagaaagagaggaaaaTAAAGAGGAGAATTCAAAGAAGAAGGGTTTCTAGCTGTTGAACAAGATGCAGGGTGGTGGTGAACAACAGAACAACCAGTTGGTGGTGCAGAACTCAGGGAGTCTCAGCTTCAGCAGCCAAATGTCCAAGGAAGATGAGGAGATGTCAAGGTCTGCTCTTTCCAATTTCAAGGCCAAGGAGGAAGAgattgagaggaagaagatggaggTTAGAGAGAAGGTTCAGCTCCAGTTGGGTCGGGTTGAAGAAGAAACCAAACGTCTTGCTACCATTCGTGAGGTTTGTTTTTCAGATTTTACTATGACTATGATTTCTCACCAAAATTTCAGCTTCACCTAACTGGGATACCCCTTTTGGTTCTTGATTTGTTTGTTGTTAACAGAATTTGTTTTGGCCTTGTATGGAACATAaagttttgaatttttgtttCTGAGTTAACAAGATTTTGCTCTGTTTTCATGCTTATTTTTGTGTATAAATTGGGTTTTCTTGAAACCAGGGGTTTGCAGAACATCTAGAGCACTTGAATATACCAGATCTGTGGTTTTCTTCACGAGACAAAGTGATTTTGCAACAAAAAGAAACgttatctttttctttctgttgTGGTTTTTGAGGAAaagaattcaaaatttgaacTTTGTTATTTACCCTGAATTTATGTTCTTGTCAGATAGTAGTATCAGGGTATGAAccaaataatttaatattttggcTTTCTAGAACTTTCTTGGCCCCCatgatttttcctttttttttgttagaaaataaaaaatatcctATATAGTCTGTGTCATGTAGACAGGATGGAATTGGagtttaataaatttttaaatattttgctTAGATGTTTCTTTGTCTGTAAATTTTGTTATTTAGTGTCCCTTTGATTTGTGATTGAACTCAACCTGGTTCACATTTAAATCAATGTGACAAAATCTTATTTCTATGTTGATGTGTTGAGATGTGTGTTTTCTTGTTTGTGCTGATGCCTAATTGAATAATTCCATATTGATGTGTAATTGAATAATTCCAAACTTCTGATATGAATATCAGGAGCTTGAATCCCTAGCTGATCCAATGAGGAAGGAAGTTGCAATTGTCCGAAAAAGGATTGATTCTGTAAACAAGGAATTAAAGCCACTAGGTCATACCTGCCAGAAGAAGGTGAGGCTTATTGAATTTCATAGGAACTGATAGTACACCTTGTTTGATGATTATGTACTCTCCATACTATTAGCATATCTGGATCAACTTgtttttctcagaatcaatttagCACCTAGAAGCTACTCTACTCACATAAGTTTCTccacataattgattttgactttacaatcaattgtagaaagttttccaaacatgctatctAGTATCTATGGGTTATGACATTTTTTAGGGACACCATTGAAATTGAGTTTTGTATACATTGCTTTACAGGAGAAAGAATACAAAGACGCCCTTGAAGCTTTTAATGAAAAGAACAGGGAAAAAGTACAGCTAATCACCAGGCTAATGGAGGTGAGTGACGTGAGTCTCACATTCCAGATTCTCATTGCAAATGAATTATTTGAATACATAACTTTCTTTATCCTGACATGTGGGATTTTCTGTTGTTATCAGCTGGTGAGTGAAAGTGAAAGATTGAGGATGAAGAAGCTGGAGGAGCTGAGTAAGAACATAGATTCCTTGAAATGATTCTGCTGCCAACTGCTGCTAATGACTCTCTGATTAGGCTTGTGTGGTATATGAAAGATGACATAGTAGTATATTTTATATGAATGTATGGGTTGGTCTTGTGCTTGTGTAGTTCTGTGGTGTCGTTATTTGTTTGTTTAACTAGCATTTGATGATGGGACATTAGCTAGTTTAGGAGGGCTATACCCTACAAACAAACAGGCTTGTAACTATATACTTGCATTCTGTTGTCAATTTTTTTACCCTGTCAATTCTCTTTTCTCTGCTTTGTTCTTCTCATTTAATTTATTGATGTAATTTGAATTTTGTTGCCAAGAAGTTTGGTTCCAAGAAAGAAGCCCTGGTGTTCTATTAGTATTTGATCTATCAATACGAGCTGAGTGTAACATTATGCACTCATCTAGTGTGTTTGAATATTTGTTGAGTGGAGCGTGAGCGCACCTTCATTAATTTCATAACAGTTATATTCATTTTTGTATCTTAACGTGTGTGCTATTATCAGTTTACGATGATGCAAACAAATATACAAACAAATCCTGTGTTTGGTTTGAAAGTTCGAATCAATACCAATATGATTTCATGTATCTTGATACACTTATAAAAAAGCTAGAATTTACCTCATTAAGTTTAACGTGAATAAGCAAAACATGATTGTGACACGTTGACTCCAACGGCCAACATGAATCCACATATGCAATATGTGTGCTTTTAACCACTCATTTACACCAGAAAGATGTTATTGAGATAAGTTTATTATGGTTTACACATGCTAATTTACTTCTATGGCAAAAGTTGTTAATGCTCTAAAATGAGATTATTTAACCCTTTTAGAGTAATTAGACAAgccttctaagttctaacttgATTCTATTGAAGATGTTGTACTtaaccttaaaataaacaatttcaatgcattttttttttcaagaccCAATGTTATGTTCCTTGCACAGCTCACACAAATTTGACTTCATGGAAGGCTTCGTTGGAGTAATCGGGGGTAGAGTAATTGGTACAAAAACCATGTCCAAATTATTGTGTTTTACCACAAACGATGAGAACACGCGCACTGCACTGCAGTGCAGGCACACTTGTCATGTGCCACCTACTTGCTTTTATTATTGTCTTGTAAAAACAGCATCCAAAGTGAATCAAGATTTTCGTACACATACCCTTAGTAACTTTCTATCCTGATTCTGACAGTATCTTTGGTTATGGTAAATTATGGTTTATTATTAATCAAATTCACCAAACTTGGAAGCAGAGGATGTAAATGGCAATATGACAAATCAACTCCTTAGCCAAAAGAAGAATCAGACAAATCACGAGGAAGGTGAACCACCTCAAAAGTAAAGTAATGgtccaataaaaaaatatgacaCCAAAAAAGTAAATACATCTTTTGACATAAAAAcagtattttaatttataatggTTCTTTAATTAATTAGTGTGATTAAGAAAACGTGAAATACATTTTGTTGGTCAAAATCCTCTATCTTACCTATTCTTAAACGGAAAATCAAGTGAGTTGACATGGTGGTTCAATATTTCATCTCATggtttaataatttaatttttgtgaataaaaaaattaattgattagaCTTTTATAACTTAGTGTGCTGACAATGGAGTGAGACACTAGTCTCACAATGATCTACTGTCTGAGACTGAGAGATACCTAATTAACACCGAAAAACTATTTGAACATAGAAAAAAACATCTTTCTAATATATGAAACACGATTTATGTATAAAGATTTATTCTCAAGAGCAAAACAAGAGAGCCACCACTTGCCCACTGATTACTGCACGAGGAAGAGATAAGAAAGCGACATTGTATTGAAATTAATGACACAATCAAAATGGATTGGATATGAAATGATTGTATTAATGTCCCATTACTTATGTTTAGGTGTCCATCTTGTCATTTCCTATTGAGGCAGAAAGTCCACCAAACTGATTTTGAAACCTGCAAGACACGAAAAATAACAATCTACGTTGGTGATGTTACCTACCTGCATCTTCTCCTCCTTAGGAATCTTGACAAGAATGAAGGGACAAGTCTCTTTGCGGATTTTACAGGTAACTAAGGAAATAGGTATAGtcatgaatttttttgtttggatGTAAACGTGAAGGAAACTCGTTGTCAATAcatgttttctgtttttttttatccaATTCATCCatttatgctttgtttggttgtaGAAGTCATAATGAGTAAAGAGAAAATATGTAGAATATGGATTCATGGATTATTTTCCCAACCCCAATTAAactataaaactattttataatGAAAGGATGAAATAGACAAGCAACCAGGAATTGATCTTCCACCCTTAATTAAACGTCTCATAGTATGTCAAACGGTGAATTGAGGTAGACTCATGCATCAATGCATCATCAGCCATATGATGGTTTACGTTTGACAGCACCAGTTTTCCCTATAAGCCTTCGGGCCTTGTACTTGGGCCtgagaaatgaaaatttattgaCAAAAATGAGTGACACGATGGCCCACTTACTATAAACTATAACATTTATCTCAAAGGTGCCTACAGTCCTACACAATTTAGAAATACAGGTTTAAGTACGTGAAAAAATTACTAGTATCAATGTGTCTGAATATCATACGATTCACAGCTTGTTGTGCATTCAtgtaatattttgaatttttttaattaaacataaaatatttgagatattttaaaattaagttaGATGTTACATTTTAGTCAatactattattatttttttctatagTTTGATTTAATACAAATGTCATTTTCATTTGATTagatttaaaaaatgaaaaagtatACTAAATATTAATGCTAAAGTGCCAACAATATTTTTGTGAAtagtaataattaatattttatttggtACGAAGATTTTTCCGGGCGAAGGCAACGAATCACTTTGATTGGTTCGCAATATTCTCATTTTGAAGCGAGTAGTGCTGGATAGTACGAATGAATTGCGGCAAGAAATGCAAAAACTTTTagttgaacaaattaaaattggtACTGAGCGAGATACACAAAGAAATGCCTCGAAATGAGGATATTGTGAACCAATCAAAGTGATTCGTTGCCTTCATCTAGGAAAAGCTTCGTACTAACAAGCATTGTTGTTTTTAGGCATTCCTCCGTTTTTCTCTCGCCCAACACTAATTTTAATTGGTTCAACTTAAGAGTCCTTGTATTGCTCGCACTTCATGCTATCTAGCACCACTCAATTATTTCATGATGCATTCACCAATGtaacacttttttttaaaaaaatgatatctATATTTTTCTTGGCTAATTGCATATTTTTAAGCATGCTGGGGTCGATCAATAGCTATAATTATTTCTTACTATTATGGGAGACTTTCTCGAATAGAAACTATGTAAAGATGGCATGATGATGACATTTTTAATTTCTAAGATCTATCATTGATTTAAAGATAAAATTTGTTCTTAaagctttttttttatcatcatATACCAATAGATTTTGAATTATGTAGCTTTGCCTTAATAATAATTGCTGCAGTATAAGCATTATGGGAGTACCTGTTTTTTATGATCATACTTTACAACAATACAAACATATTCTTGAGTGCATACAGTTATTTATATGATCAAACATATGatgaatcatcatcatcaccatatATCTAAATTCAATCTTGAGCAATTATTCCGCCAACTTTCCAGCACCAAAGATGGAATATTGGAGGCAGACAAAAGGGATTCCTCATTCCTTCCCAGCCACTCCGGAAGAGgaggaaaaataaaacaaagaaaataataatacaaaagaaaaataaataagctAAATGATGATTAGCTTGCTAAAGTGTGAAACCACATTTACATGCGTTTACAGGTGGCTGAAGATTCTCACAATGGCCTCTTTGTTACCACTACACATTTTGTTTAGgcattaggtgagaattaagaTAAGAAAACGTGCATAAAGAAAACTAGATTAGTTAATCAATCAAGTTTAATTTTTCTTctagtattaattaattatgcATGCTTCGTGGATGGATTATTACTACTACAACTACAGTTTGGTTGTGTCAGACATATGGAAGTGAGTGTGAATTGATTATTAAAATAAGTACAGGTCATAGCTAGAAAGAAAATAGATTTGCACAACAGTGATACAGAGCAGACAGAGGATTAACTAGAAATctgtaattttatatttttacttgGTTTTATGAACTTCTTCTGTCTTATCAGTGAATTTGGAGCTATAAGGGAAGAATGGGCGTGCATGAGATTTGTTATTTCTTGGTTAATCTATGCTTTTGTATCTTCTGCTGTAACCTACTCCTTTACAACATGTATTCAAAGTTAACCTAAATAGTGTAATTAGGTACATGTTCGTGTTTATGTTATATATGTTAAAAAGTtgcacaaattaaaaaaatattttatatgtaCAGTGTTAAGACTATTAAACATGCATCTCATCCTATTAATTttacctttttattttaattttttaaatttaaatttaattatttagtaAATGAAACATTGAGAAGGACCAACCTTAGGgtaaaattttgaattaaacATTATAACTTTTTCCATGTGTAATATAATTTTGCATGTGCATTTCTCACATGTGTGTTTTTTATGTGAAATATGCAGACACCaatacattatatatatatatatatatatatatatatatatatatatatatatatcatgcaAAATGCTAATAAAGACACTAGCTAATTAAGGTATCCAAGATAGGaagttctttttaaatttttttgttgtCTAGTATCCAATATGAAGTTCCTATTTAACAGTATAGTTTGATTTTGGCCCCAATGAAAATTAATGAGTGTATGGTTCAATTGATTCCTAAAAGTGTTAGACGTTGACAAGTTTAaattatagaaaaagaaaatgtctTCAATTCCTAATTGTGTAAATGTATCTTGTGTAAAATGATAGTTATATCAATTAACTTGACTGATGTTTGTTTAATCATATGGATTGATTTAACCGACATTTTACATAATAATCCAGAAAGGATGGAGTATCCAACACATTTAGAAACTGATTTCACCATTCATTCAGACAAAAATTAATCCAAACATTTGTATATTTGTTTGGAATTTGGATCATATAGTTGAAGCGTGCGGTGAGACTAAGCTCGTTTGTCAAAATCAAACAAACATGTCCTATATAGCTAAGTGAGCATACTTCAAAAACTGGAGCTTGAAAGTTGGAACCCAAAAACTTTTACAGGAAAAGTGAGAAAAGCCATAAAATGAAGTGGGTCACTCTCACTCACGCGTCGCTTCTCCCTAGGAGAGACAAATCCCTGTGTGTTTTAACAGTGCAGTGACATAGATATGGAAGTGCAGTACACTTGACAATTCTCAAAGTCTGGAGAAATTGCCAATACTTTCGTGTATAAAGAAAGAAACCACCAAGTCCATGTAGtagtttttgaaatttcaaattaaaggTGGAAGGAATGAACTAAGTGGAAATCGAAAAGGACCGCACAGCCTAGCTCCATTGCAAAAAGATTAACAGTACATGCATGATCCAAGTACACTCGATCTCAAAAGTTCACTATTTATAATGAATTACATTCACTCTTATTTATTGGAATTCATGTATGTCACCCTAATTCTAGgtgatatttatatttttaattgatgtcacatgaatttcaactaATAAATAAGAGTGTTGAAAAGAATGTCTTAAACGAGTGTTGATATATTATCAATTCTCATATCTAGGTCAAGTCATCGTTTATGCTATGTTTGGTTTAGAAGATATATAGAGATGATAGAAGGTGAATATAgaaaaatattgtaaaatttGAGATTGTTTTGtataatagaaataaaagagtgaaaaaaggagataaaaattattttttttcacttattttttttcaactttacatcaaaaaattaaatagtGGGGGTCAAAATAGACTCTTACCATAAAAaatgcacaaaaaaaaaattgaaaagcttCACCTCACCTATTTCTCCTTAATTTTGGGGAGACCCTAAAAGATGGTAGAGTTTACCCTTCTCTCCCCTACCAAACAAGGATGACCTAATTCTCACTTCTTTTAACTTTCTTTTCACAAAATTACATTTAACAAGCATAATGTTAAGGaataaactaaagaaaagattgtGGCTTTTAGCATTCATGGGAacctattattttttaaattaggcAAAGAGATAATTGTTGCGGTTGACCCAAAAGACTACTAAATCCCGAGGCAGCATTAAGGCTTCAGAATTACGTGGGCATCGAGTTGGTCAATTGAAACGACTAAAAGTGAGTTTCATTTCTTCAAAAGTTAATAGAGTGGAAGTAAGCcaacacttataagataatTGTGAAGTTGTTTACATTCATCCATCGTCTTGGAAGTCATACATAAAGACTTCACCAAGACTTAGCACCTTGAGTAAGACCCTCACCAAGCCTATACATACATGTTTAGTAATTCATTTATAAAATATTGCTCATTTTGCTAATTTATTGTTCTCCTGTGACATTAAAATATTCTCTCTATGCTCTCATACTAATTTGAGCATTCGTCTTTACATGCATCTCCCATTGTTGTCTCATTTCTACATCAATGTGTCGTTTATGGGCTTCCACAATCAAATAAGGCTATGTTTGTGTATGCTTGGGTTATAGATTTCTAATTTACATAGACGTTAGAATGCACTccaagataaaataaaaattgaatgtaACTCTTTCACAAAAGTCTATTCATATTTGCTTTTAACAATATCTGAACACCCACTAAGTGTGTATTTCGACCAATATTTTTAGAATTTTCTTTATCAACCAAAGAACACTAAAAATAGTACAATGGATACCTCATCCTCTATACATGAAAATAACATTAcatatttctcttttttattcgcttcattcattcatatttcttttgatattaaatttaataatgcacaaaatatattcaatttctcacattttttatttctattgaTCTTCCCTCATCcctcccattttttctttctcttcacctaAACAATGTGTAAGAGTCTCACAATCCAAGCTCCTCATGAAACACTCTCATTCTTGTTATGATTCATTTAAATTCTCAGCCCATTTACCCTttcattttctatctatttATTTTCTCGTTCAATCATAACACATATCTCTTCTCTTTTCTACGCTACATTATCACTCCCATTCTTTTTGAAATGAGTGTTATGATTCATTTGGACTCGCATTTCATTTTGTATCTATGTATTTTCTCACTCAACCATAACGCATATGCTTATGTATTATCTGCGCTAAATTTTCACTATCCTAAGCTTTGAATGAAACTTTATTCTATTGGAATGAAAATTTTGTTGCACTGCAATAAATTGATACCCAATGACAGAGAAAGCGTTCTCCGTCAGACATGGGGAAACGACAGAAAGCCTCTTCCTCCTAGACTAGTTCTCTATTCTAATGTGAAACTCTTTGACTAGGACACAACACCCCTACAATTTGCACTcaacttttcaattttattctGTCTCTCACCATTATTTTATACTACTTCTTTCGTGACCATAACAAGACCACCTTCACTCTCTTCCCTCAATATTTTAAGTAACCCTTCTAGATTTGAATCCACATAGACAAAGTCTCCTCATTCGTCAATCCATTTCCACTCTCAATCTTCCACAGTGTATGGCAACAAAACATAGCATTGACACTCACTTGAGTTGAACAGAGAGAGTTGAAACCTCTTCAACCTCTGT
This is a stretch of genomic DNA from Lotus japonicus ecotype B-129 chromosome 1, LjGifu_v1.2. It encodes these proteins:
- the LOC130730229 gene encoding uncharacterized protein LOC130730229 isoform X1, translating into MQGGGEQQNNQLVVQNSGSLSFSSQMSKEDEEMSRSALSNFKAKEEEIERKKMEVREKVQLQLGRVEEETKRLATIREELESLADPMRKEVAIVRKRIDSVNKELKPLGHTCQKKEKEYKDALEAFNEKNREKVQLITRLMEVSDLVSESERLRMKKLEELSKNIDSLK
- the LOC130730229 gene encoding uncharacterized protein LOC130730229 isoform X2, which encodes MQGGGEQQNNQLVVQNSGSLSFSSQMSKEDEEMSRSALSNFKAKEEEIERKKMEVREKVQLQLGRVEEETKRLATIREELESLADPMRKEVAIVRKRIDSVNKELKPLGHTCQKKEKEYKDALEAFNEKNREKVQLITRLMELVSESERLRMKKLEELSKNIDSLK